From Echinicola jeungdonensis, the proteins below share one genomic window:
- the ccsA gene encoding cytochrome c biogenesis protein CcsA: MKIFRLLVSSKLMLLLLILFAGAMAIATFIENDYGTATAWHTVYESWWFEMVMVLLAINFLANIKKYRLFTRQKWPIGLFHIAFVLIIIAAGITRYFSHSGTIHIREGKAEQTYYSNDHFLQIKEIGKDGHRVFEMPLKLTAHTFQPQNVSIPFDQPFNVRIKEYIPNAQMAFENGDKDYLDLALTLGEGRQDITLSRGKTLSMKNISLGTEKEGPSPIKVYKRDGTWMISSDLHLQIMQMSTQEIGVLHAGEKKPLQLRTLYQWEDGAFMLKSINEESKLVYVEEKDPKIAENLPDAVKIEILADKNKIIDQIYFPLVKLDPDWKTFNYQGKTYQITYGPKAHTLPFSVYLKDFQMERYPGSQSPSSYASEVVVKDGQKNLDFRIYMNNVLDYRGYRFYQTSYDTDEKGTVLSINQDYLGSTLTYIGYFLLVLGMFFSLFTLNSRFQHLNSQLKKIKKSKYLLPMFLFCSAIPLHAEKKFPEWVIPEKQAAEYGKLIVQDLDGRMKPLNTLAHEIVRKLAGSSQVQLKEHGIHLSPEQFLLAVQMYPEMLSKMSIIKIDKEKGYNIFKELGIDPQPAISFMDFLGPEGQYKLQQMVERANLLKPAERNEGDNELLEVDERFNIFYGLLTGDFLKLFPNRLDENNTWYTKQNYQQGFDEEDAQFVKHISNIYLQGLQKGLETGKWTKAEESLDYIDLFQRKAGKEVYPSDNRIKAELLYTKLNLGSRLFGYFWVLGILMLGIALWKTFHDANLSKVLWKIGLVLSGLGMLAFTFHLGLRWYIARHPPRSDGFEMLVFVGWGALIFGLIFSKKSRFTLPFGLLFSGTLLFVAFLEWLNPEITNLMPVLHSYWLKIHVAIIVSSYAPLALAAVMALLALLLIIFRPNSSGKNWWNSLLELAIVNELSITIGLFLLTIGTFLGGVWANESWGRYWAWDPKETWALISIMVYACVLHLRLVPGLKNFMVYHLASLWAFSSIIMTSFGVNYYLSGLHSYAKGDPVPVPTWVYWTVAILLIISIAAGIRYNGLSKETKAYLKV, encoded by the coding sequence ATGAAGATATTCCGGTTGCTGGTCTCCAGTAAATTAATGCTTCTCCTTTTGATCCTATTTGCCGGAGCAATGGCAATTGCCACTTTTATTGAAAACGATTATGGTACTGCAACTGCCTGGCATACCGTTTATGAATCCTGGTGGTTTGAAATGGTCATGGTTTTATTGGCTATTAATTTTTTGGCCAATATCAAAAAATACCGCTTATTCACCAGACAAAAATGGCCCATAGGTTTATTTCACATTGCTTTTGTACTGATAATTATAGCGGCAGGTATTACCAGATATTTCAGCCATTCAGGTACCATCCATATACGGGAAGGGAAAGCCGAGCAAACCTATTATTCCAATGATCACTTTTTGCAGATAAAAGAAATCGGTAAGGATGGCCATCGGGTATTTGAAATGCCTTTAAAGCTAACAGCCCACACTTTTCAACCTCAAAATGTGTCAATTCCATTCGACCAACCTTTTAATGTCAGAATCAAAGAATATATTCCAAATGCCCAAATGGCATTTGAAAATGGAGATAAAGATTACCTCGACCTGGCCCTAACCTTGGGTGAAGGCCGACAGGATATCACTTTATCAAGGGGAAAGACCCTTTCAATGAAAAACATTAGCCTGGGTACCGAAAAAGAGGGACCTAGCCCCATCAAGGTGTATAAGCGGGACGGCACCTGGATGATCAGCAGTGACCTTCACCTTCAAATAATGCAAATGAGTACACAAGAAATCGGGGTTTTGCATGCTGGGGAGAAAAAACCATTGCAATTGAGAACCCTGTACCAGTGGGAAGATGGGGCTTTTATGTTAAAATCCATTAATGAAGAAAGCAAACTGGTGTATGTTGAAGAAAAAGATCCAAAAATTGCTGAAAATCTGCCTGATGCGGTAAAAATTGAAATATTGGCCGATAAAAATAAAATCATTGACCAAATCTATTTCCCTTTGGTCAAACTTGACCCTGATTGGAAAACATTCAATTATCAGGGCAAAACCTATCAAATCACCTATGGTCCCAAAGCCCATACTTTACCCTTCTCGGTTTATTTAAAAGATTTCCAGATGGAAAGGTATCCCGGAAGCCAAAGTCCTTCAAGCTACGCCAGTGAAGTAGTGGTAAAAGATGGGCAAAAAAACCTTGATTTTAGAATTTATATGAACAATGTCCTGGATTATCGTGGCTACAGGTTTTACCAGACATCTTATGATACAGATGAAAAAGGAACCGTACTTTCCATCAACCAGGACTATTTAGGAAGTACGCTAACTTATATTGGATACTTTTTGCTGGTTCTGGGTATGTTTTTTAGCCTTTTCACATTAAACAGCCGGTTTCAACACCTTAATTCCCAACTTAAGAAGATAAAAAAGTCAAAATATCTTTTGCCAATGTTCCTTTTTTGCTCTGCAATCCCCTTACATGCAGAAAAAAAATTTCCTGAATGGGTGATTCCGGAAAAGCAAGCAGCTGAATATGGAAAACTCATCGTCCAGGACCTGGATGGTCGTATGAAACCGCTAAATACCCTGGCTCATGAAATTGTTAGAAAATTAGCAGGAAGCTCCCAGGTACAATTGAAGGAACATGGGATCCATTTAAGCCCTGAGCAGTTTTTACTGGCGGTACAGATGTACCCAGAAATGCTTAGCAAAATGTCCATTATTAAGATTGATAAAGAAAAAGGTTACAACATTTTCAAGGAATTGGGGATAGATCCCCAACCTGCCATAAGTTTTATGGATTTTCTGGGGCCAGAAGGGCAATACAAGTTACAGCAAATGGTAGAACGTGCCAATTTACTTAAACCGGCTGAACGGAATGAAGGGGACAATGAACTTCTCGAAGTTGATGAGCGATTCAATATTTTTTATGGTTTGCTAACTGGGGATTTTCTAAAGCTTTTTCCCAATCGATTGGATGAAAACAATACCTGGTACACCAAGCAAAATTACCAACAGGGTTTTGATGAGGAGGATGCGCAATTTGTCAAACATATTTCCAATATCTACCTTCAGGGATTACAAAAGGGTCTTGAAACGGGAAAATGGACCAAAGCGGAAGAATCCCTGGATTATATCGATCTTTTCCAGCGAAAGGCCGGTAAGGAAGTATATCCATCGGATAACCGGATTAAAGCAGAATTATTATATACCAAATTAAATTTAGGCAGCCGTCTTTTTGGATATTTTTGGGTACTTGGAATTCTAATGCTTGGAATCGCCCTTTGGAAAACCTTTCATGATGCTAATCTATCCAAAGTACTTTGGAAAATCGGGCTGGTACTTAGCGGGTTGGGGATGTTAGCCTTCACCTTCCACTTGGGGCTCAGGTGGTACATTGCCCGGCACCCACCCAGGAGTGATGGTTTTGAAATGTTGGTTTTTGTTGGATGGGGAGCATTGATTTTTGGGTTAATTTTTTCCAAAAAATCCAGGTTTACCCTTCCATTTGGTTTGTTATTTTCCGGCACCTTACTCTTTGTAGCCTTTTTGGAATGGCTTAACCCGGAAATCACCAATCTAATGCCAGTGCTTCATTCATATTGGTTGAAAATCCATGTGGCTATCATTGTCAGCAGTTATGCTCCATTGGCCCTTGCTGCCGTAATGGCTTTGTTGGCTCTTTTATTAATTATTTTTAGACCCAATAGCTCCGGAAAAAACTGGTGGAATAGTTTATTGGAATTAGCGATTGTCAATGAGTTGTCCATTACTATCGGGCTTTTTCTACTAACTATTGGAACCTTTTTAGGCGGGGTGTGGGCCAATGAAAGTTGGGGCCGCTATTGGGCCTGGGATCCAAAAGAAACCTGGGCCTTGATATCCATCATGGTTTATGCCTGTGTTTTACACCTGCGCCTTGTCCCAGGACTAAAAAATTTTATGGTCTACCACCTTGCTAGCTTATGGGCTTTTTCTTCCATTATCATGACCTCCTTTGGAGTCAATTATTACCTATCTGGTCTCCATTCTTATGCCAAAGGTGATCCTGTTCCCGTTCCCACCTGGGTTTATTGGACCGTAGCTATTCTCCTGATCATCTCTATTGCCGCTGGAATTCGATATAATGGACTTTCAAAGGAAACCAAGGCTTATTTGAAAGTATAA
- the nrfA gene encoding ammonia-forming cytochrome c nitrite reductase: MKNWILFIITAVLVFLLAMLAYSIMDRRTEARFAYEPKVDINGIEPRDSIWGLNFPRQYQSYMKTQDTSFHSMYNTSGHIAVLEEDPELVILWAGYGFSKEYNQPKGHAHAVNDIRNILRTGAPMEPGEGPMPSTCWTCKSPDVPRLMKEIGVTEFYSKKWSDFGSEIINPIGCADCHNPETLNLTITRPALIEAFEAMGKDINAASHQEMRSLVCAQCHVEYYFVKDNPEKKGAQYLTFPWKDGMDAQSVEAYYDKLEFADWVHPISKTPMLKAQHPDYELYSLGVHAKRGVSCADCHMPYKTEGGQKFTDHHIGSPLSNVENSCFVCHREKKEDLITDVYERQRLIKEGSQKLMRLIAKAHIEAGKAWELGAKQEQMDEIQQGIRHAQWRWDYAVASHGAAFHAPLPTSSIVTSATSIIEETRIKLARLLADLGHNKPVEMPDFEDTEALQAYIGLDIEKENAAKEEFLEEVVPQWLKEGKQREEGYSVEMVSTE, from the coding sequence ATGAAAAACTGGATTCTTTTTATCATTACTGCCGTGTTAGTTTTTTTATTGGCCATGCTTGCTTATTCCATTATGGATCGCAGAACCGAGGCCAGGTTTGCCTATGAACCTAAAGTGGATATCAATGGTATCGAACCGCGAGATTCCATTTGGGGGCTTAATTTTCCAAGACAATACCAATCTTACATGAAAACCCAGGATACTTCCTTCCACAGTATGTACAATACCAGTGGTCACATAGCGGTCCTTGAGGAAGATCCAGAACTAGTGATCTTATGGGCAGGGTATGGATTCAGCAAAGAATACAACCAACCTAAAGGACATGCCCATGCTGTAAATGATATCAGAAATATCCTTCGAACCGGCGCTCCAATGGAGCCTGGGGAAGGTCCTATGCCAAGTACTTGTTGGACCTGTAAAAGTCCAGATGTGCCCAGATTGATGAAAGAAATTGGGGTAACAGAATTTTATAGCAAGAAATGGTCTGATTTTGGGTCCGAAATTATTAACCCCATTGGTTGTGCAGATTGCCATAATCCGGAAACCTTGAACTTAACCATTACAAGACCTGCCTTGATAGAAGCTTTTGAGGCAATGGGTAAGGACATAAATGCCGCAAGCCACCAGGAAATGCGGAGTTTGGTATGTGCACAGTGCCATGTGGAATATTATTTTGTTAAAGATAACCCAGAGAAAAAAGGTGCCCAATACCTCACCTTTCCGTGGAAAGATGGAATGGATGCGCAATCTGTTGAAGCCTATTATGATAAACTGGAATTTGCAGATTGGGTTCACCCAATCAGTAAAACCCCTATGCTAAAGGCCCAGCACCCTGACTATGAATTATATTCTTTAGGGGTCCATGCAAAAAGAGGGGTATCCTGTGCTGACTGCCATATGCCTTATAAAACAGAAGGAGGGCAAAAATTTACAGACCACCATATTGGATCCCCCCTTAGCAATGTTGAAAATTCCTGTTTTGTATGTCATAGAGAAAAGAAGGAAGATTTAATAACGGACGTTTATGAAAGGCAACGTCTAATAAAAGAAGGATCCCAAAAATTAATGAGACTCATCGCCAAAGCTCATATTGAAGCTGGTAAAGCCTGGGAATTGGGGGCCAAACAAGAACAAATGGATGAAATCCAGCAAGGTATCCGTCATGCCCAATGGAGATGGGATTATGCTGTAGCTTCACATGGAGCTGCATTTCATGCCCCACTTCCTACTAGCAGTATTGTCACTTCAGCAACTTCCATCATCGAGGAAACCCGTATCAAATTGGCTAGGCTACTGGCGGACCTGGGTCACAACAAGCCTGTAGAAATGCCAGATTTTGAAGATACTGAGGCTTTGCAAGCTTATATCGGATTAGATATAGAAAAAGAAAATGCTGCTAAGGAAGAGTTTCTTGAGGAAGTTGTTCCCCAATGGCTAAAAGAAGGAAAACAGCGGGAAGAAGGTTATTCCGTAGAAATGGTATCCACTGAATGA
- the nrfH gene encoding cytochrome c nitrite reductase small subunit: MSFWQTTKRKLFRWNLIPPHKWRKPAIVLVAAIFGLGIYVLRLSNAASYLSDDPQACVNCHLMTPQYITWTHSSHREVAHCNDCHVPHDNVFNKYFFKAKDGLYHASIFTLRQEPEVIRALEPSRAVIQSNCIRCHQDQVTDAKLMSFVEHHSENRTDRTCWECHRDVPHGKIKSLSSVGYQIEPIKEYTSEEMEVIPAWLKSSMKKHKDQQQSNK; encoded by the coding sequence ATGAGTTTTTGGCAAACTACAAAAAGGAAATTATTCCGGTGGAACCTTATCCCTCCCCACAAGTGGAGAAAACCTGCAATTGTACTAGTAGCTGCCATTTTCGGCTTAGGAATTTATGTTCTAAGGTTAAGCAATGCCGCATCTTATCTTTCAGATGATCCACAAGCATGCGTAAACTGCCACCTAATGACTCCCCAGTACATTACCTGGACCCACAGCTCGCATCGGGAGGTAGCCCACTGTAATGACTGCCATGTTCCACATGACAATGTATTCAATAAATATTTTTTCAAGGCCAAAGATGGGCTTTACCATGCCTCCATATTCACATTAAGACAAGAACCGGAGGTTATAAGGGCCTTGGAACCTTCAAGAGCAGTAATCCAAAGTAATTGCATACGCTGCCACCAAGACCAAGTCACTGATGCCAAGTTGATGAGTTTTGTAGAACATCATAGTGAAAACCGTACGGACAGGACTTGCTGGGAATGTCATAGAGATGTTCCCCATGGTAAAATAAAAAGCCTTTCATCTGTGGGTTATCAGATTGAACCTATTAAAGAATATACATCAGAGGAAATGGAAGTAATACCAGCCTGGTTAAAATCTTCCATGAAAAAACATAAAGACCAACAGCAATCAAACAAATAG
- a CDS encoding peptidoglycan DD-metalloendopeptidase family protein, which translates to MEKIKHLLKKASFFPIMGQKLTPENTIYFDFSESNNDLEKLNLADMASFSQYVPEILDKNGKKFGYGGYLEHRSFYKRSPVFATPSGEYRNIHLGVDIWANIGHPVFVPMDGEIHSFFDHDELGNYGPVIILKHQIEGIYFHSLFGHLSKKDLTGLEKGKKAKAGEIIGHIGAYEENGNWPPHLHFQLVIDMEGQEGDYLGVCAESDLEKYKNNCPDPSWLIFPKN; encoded by the coding sequence ATGGAAAAAATTAAGCATTTACTTAAAAAGGCCTCATTTTTCCCTATTATGGGGCAAAAGTTGACCCCAGAAAATACAATATACTTTGATTTTTCTGAATCCAATAATGATTTAGAAAAATTAAATTTGGCAGATATGGCTAGCTTTAGTCAATATGTGCCAGAGATATTGGACAAAAATGGGAAAAAATTTGGTTATGGAGGGTATTTGGAACATCGGAGCTTTTACAAAAGAAGCCCTGTGTTTGCTACTCCATCCGGAGAATACCGAAACATTCATTTGGGGGTAGATATATGGGCCAATATAGGCCATCCTGTTTTTGTGCCCATGGATGGGGAAATTCACAGTTTTTTTGATCATGATGAATTGGGAAATTACGGACCAGTAATCATTTTAAAACATCAAATTGAAGGGATTTATTTCCATAGTCTCTTTGGACATTTGTCGAAAAAAGACCTTACCGGGCTGGAAAAAGGAAAGAAAGCAAAGGCCGGGGAAATCATAGGACATATTGGAGCCTATGAGGAAAATGGCAATTGGCCACCTCACCTTCATTTCCAATTGGTGATAGATATGGAAGGGCAAGAAGGGGATTACCTTGGTGTATGTGCTGAAAGTGACCTTGAAAAATATAAAAACAATTGCCCAGATCCTTCATGGTTAATATTTCCAAAAAATTAA
- a CDS encoding threonine ammonia-lyase: MENYRFPKLIEIKQAYQRIMAYVHRTPIMTCSTIDKMAGCEIFFKCENLQKVGSFKARGATNALLKLSPSQREKGVATHSSGNHAAALALAANLCGNKAYIVMPSNSSQIKKDAVKGYGGEIIECEPGQKFREAKLEEVLRNTGASYIPPYDHMDVIEGQATCALEMWEEKIPFDALITPVGGGGLFAGTILTTHYKSKKTPVYAGEPKGADDAYQSFKSKKYIPLKNPKTIADGLLTSLGKRNFEIILALGEDIFTVTDKEIVEAMQLIFERMKLVVEPSSAVALAAILANKKVFAGKKVGLILSGGNIDWEHLPF, from the coding sequence ATGGAGAATTATAGATTTCCCAAATTAATAGAAATCAAACAGGCTTATCAACGGATTATGGCCTATGTTCACCGTACCCCCATCATGACCTGCTCAACCATTGATAAAATGGCAGGTTGTGAAATATTTTTCAAATGTGAAAATTTACAAAAAGTGGGATCCTTTAAGGCTCGGGGTGCTACTAATGCTTTACTTAAACTTTCCCCAAGTCAAAGGGAAAAAGGCGTAGCCACCCATAGTAGTGGAAACCATGCTGCGGCCTTGGCCTTGGCTGCCAATCTTTGTGGTAATAAGGCCTACATCGTTATGCCTTCCAATTCCTCGCAAATAAAAAAAGATGCGGTAAAGGGTTATGGAGGTGAAATTATAGAATGCGAACCTGGGCAAAAATTCCGGGAGGCCAAATTGGAAGAGGTCCTTAGAAATACCGGGGCCAGCTATATTCCTCCTTATGATCATATGGATGTCATTGAAGGACAGGCCACCTGTGCCCTTGAGATGTGGGAAGAAAAGATTCCTTTTGATGCATTGATTACTCCTGTTGGGGGTGGAGGTTTATTTGCTGGTACCATTCTTACCACACATTACAAATCAAAAAAAACACCCGTTTATGCAGGGGAACCAAAAGGGGCTGATGATGCCTATCAGAGCTTTAAATCCAAAAAATATATTCCTTTAAAAAATCCCAAAACTATTGCTGATGGATTATTGACTTCTTTGGGTAAACGGAATTTTGAAATAATATTGGCACTTGGTGAGGATATTTTTACCGTTACGGACAAGGAAATTGTGGAAGCTATGCAATTGATTTTTGAACGGATGAAGTTGGTGGTGGAGCCAAGTAGCGCTGTAGCCCTTGCAGCCATATTGGCCAATAAGAAGGTTTTTGCAGGAAAGAAAGTAGGTTTGATCCTATCAGGAGGAAACATAGATTGGGAGCATTTACCATTTTAG
- a CDS encoding cysteine desulfurase family protein, which translates to MKVYLDNAATTPLDERVLEAMLPYMRNHFGNPSSVHSHGREVRTAIEKSRKKIAHLLNASPGEIFFTSGGTEADNTALLCAIESYGIKHAITSPIEHHAVLHTLEACEKKGLIQLSYVHLDKKGELNLEHLKELLEKNPSSLVSLMHANNEIGNLSDLHAIGKLCQEFGAFFHSDTVQTMGHYSLDLQNLPVDAVAAGGHKFHGPKGSGILYVNKNKKIHPLILGGSQERSMRGGTENVYGIVGIAKAFELAQEEMESRRSHIKMLKKRFIELVTAAIPGVQFNGYSGDMDQSLYTILNVSLPPSEENEGMLLFNLDLNGISVSGGSACSSGALVGSHVLRALEADPKRDAVRFSFSHFNTIEEIDYTVAKLKELYGIVA; encoded by the coding sequence ATGAAGGTTTATTTAGACAATGCAGCCACTACTCCTCTGGATGAGCGGGTGTTAGAAGCCATGTTGCCTTATATGAGGAATCACTTTGGCAATCCTTCCTCTGTCCATTCGCATGGGCGAGAGGTCCGCACTGCTATTGAAAAATCCAGAAAAAAAATAGCTCACCTGCTGAACGCTTCCCCTGGTGAAATATTCTTTACCTCCGGGGGAACCGAAGCGGATAATACAGCTTTGCTTTGCGCAATAGAAAGTTATGGCATAAAACATGCTATTACCTCCCCTATTGAACACCACGCAGTATTGCATACTCTGGAAGCCTGTGAAAAAAAAGGATTGATCCAATTGAGTTATGTTCATCTCGATAAAAAGGGGGAGTTAAACCTGGAACATTTAAAGGAGCTACTTGAAAAAAACCCTTCCTCTTTGGTATCCCTGATGCATGCCAATAATGAGATAGGAAACCTTAGTGACCTGCATGCCATTGGTAAGCTTTGCCAGGAATTTGGCGCATTTTTTCATTCGGATACAGTCCAAACCATGGGACACTATTCCCTGGATCTCCAAAATTTACCCGTTGACGCAGTAGCAGCCGGTGGGCACAAGTTCCATGGACCTAAAGGGTCAGGAATTTTATATGTCAATAAAAACAAGAAAATCCATCCCTTGATTTTAGGTGGATCCCAGGAAAGAAGCATGCGGGGAGGAACAGAAAATGTTTATGGCATTGTAGGAATTGCCAAAGCATTTGAACTTGCCCAGGAAGAAATGGAATCCCGTAGGAGCCATATCAAAATGCTGAAGAAGCGTTTTATAGAACTGGTAACAGCTGCTATCCCAGGGGTTCAGTTTAATGGTTATTCGGGGGATATGGACCAAAGCCTTTATACCATTTTGAATGTTAGCTTGCCTCCATCTGAAGAAAATGAAGGAATGCTTTTGTTCAATTTGGATTTGAATGGAATTTCCGTTTCAGGCGGATCTGCCTGCAGCAGTGGGGCATTGGTGGGCTCCCATGTATTAAGGGCATTGGAAGCTGACCCAAAAAGGGATGCAGTTCGTTTTTCGTTTTCTCATTTCAATACAATAGAAGAAATTGATTACACGGTAGCAAAATTGAAGGAACTTTACGGCATTGTGGCCTAA
- the glmM gene encoding phosphoglucosamine mutase, producing the protein MALIKSISGIRGTIGGKVGGALTPLDIVKFASAYGAWIIEKTGNPRIVLGRDARISGDMVSKLVTATLQGLGIDVVDLGLSTTPTVEFAVPLEKAGGGIILTASHNPIQWNALKLLNGKGEFISDQDGKEVLEKAEKEDFTFAEVKKLGKYTLKEDYIDRHIEHVVNLPLVDKEAIASRGFRVVIDCVNSTGGIVLPKLLKALGVDQVEEMYCTPNGHFPHNPEPLPENLRDIAGKLNNGKFDLGIVVDPDVDRLAFLTEDGSPFGEEYTLVAVADYVLSHNPGNTVSNLSSTRALRDVTEKRSGSYNAAAVGEVNVVEKMKATQAVIGGEGNGGVIYPESHYGRDALVGIGLFLTHLAKFGHSISRLRASYPNYYISKNKIELTPEINVDAILDEIKRKYKKQPINDIDGVKIEFEKEWVHLRKSNTEPIIRIYSESETLATAEHLANKLIYDIKEVISARK; encoded by the coding sequence GTGGCATTAATTAAATCTATTTCCGGTATCAGAGGTACCATAGGAGGTAAAGTAGGTGGGGCATTGACCCCCTTGGATATTGTAAAATTTGCTTCAGCTTACGGAGCTTGGATAATTGAAAAAACCGGCAATCCAAGGATTGTGTTGGGCCGGGATGCACGGATTTCAGGTGACATGGTTTCCAAATTGGTAACGGCAACCCTCCAAGGACTGGGAATCGATGTGGTAGATTTAGGATTGAGTACCACCCCGACGGTAGAATTTGCTGTTCCCTTGGAAAAAGCAGGTGGTGGAATCATTTTAACGGCCAGCCATAACCCCATTCAATGGAATGCCCTGAAATTATTAAATGGCAAAGGAGAGTTTATCTCCGACCAGGATGGAAAAGAGGTCCTGGAAAAAGCAGAGAAGGAGGATTTTACATTTGCTGAAGTCAAAAAACTAGGCAAGTATACACTAAAAGAGGATTATATAGATCGCCACATTGAACATGTGGTCAACCTTCCCCTTGTGGACAAAGAAGCAATTGCTTCCCGTGGATTTAGGGTGGTGATCGATTGCGTCAATTCTACAGGTGGAATTGTCCTGCCAAAACTATTGAAAGCATTAGGGGTCGATCAGGTAGAAGAAATGTACTGCACTCCAAATGGACATTTCCCTCACAACCCAGAACCCCTTCCGGAAAATCTGAGGGATATTGCTGGAAAACTCAACAATGGTAAATTTGATTTAGGCATTGTGGTGGATCCAGATGTGGACCGATTGGCCTTTTTGACCGAAGATGGTTCTCCCTTTGGAGAAGAATACACTTTGGTAGCTGTAGCTGATTATGTCCTTTCCCATAACCCGGGCAATACTGTCTCCAACTTAAGTTCTACCCGTGCTCTCAGAGATGTAACTGAAAAGCGTAGTGGAAGCTATAATGCAGCTGCAGTTGGAGAGGTAAATGTGGTTGAGAAAATGAAAGCCACCCAAGCGGTAATTGGTGGGGAAGGCAACGGAGGAGTCATCTATCCCGAATCCCATTATGGAAGAGATGCTTTGGTAGGCATTGGCTTGTTCCTAACCCATTTGGCCAAATTTGGCCATTCCATTAGCCGCTTGAGAGCGAGTTACCCCAATTATTATATTTCCAAAAACAAAATAGAACTTACTCCGGAAATCAATGTAGATGCTATCCTGGATGAAATAAAAAGGAAATATAAAAAACAACCTATTAATGATATTGATGGGGTAAAAATTGAATTTGAAAAGGAATGGGTTCACTTAAGAAAATCAAATACTGAACCCATCATCCGGATATATTCTGAATCAGAAACATTGGCTACAGCAGAACACTTGGCCAACAAACTGATTTACGATATCAAAGAAGTGATATCAGCCAGAAAATAA
- the mazG gene encoding nucleoside triphosphate pyrophosphohydrolase produces the protein MSTTSLRNSQLEAFDRLLTIMDELREQCPWDRKQTLDSLRHLTIEETFELSDAILDNDLEEIKKELGDILLHIVFYSKIASEINAFEIGNVIHSLCDKLVSRHPHIYGDTEANDEEAVKQNWEKIKLKEKGNQSVLGGVPRSLPALIKAMRIQEKARGVGFDWEEKSQVWEKVEEEMQEFKAEFDATSDKKVDAEKATGEFGDLLFSLINYARFVDINPEDALEKTNRKFIQRFQYLESAAKKSGKKIGEMTLDEMDVFWNEAKNQ, from the coding sequence ATGTCAACGACTTCTTTACGCAATTCCCAGTTAGAGGCTTTTGATCGATTATTGACCATAATGGATGAATTGAGGGAGCAATGTCCCTGGGATCGGAAGCAAACCTTAGACAGTCTTCGTCACCTTACAATTGAGGAAACCTTTGAATTATCCGATGCTATTTTGGATAATGATCTTGAGGAGATTAAAAAGGAATTGGGAGATATTCTCCTTCATATTGTTTTTTATTCAAAAATAGCCTCTGAAATTAATGCTTTTGAAATAGGGAACGTCATCCACAGTTTGTGTGACAAACTAGTCAGTCGTCATCCCCATATTTATGGAGATACCGAGGCAAATGATGAAGAGGCGGTAAAGCAAAACTGGGAAAAGATAAAGTTAAAAGAAAAAGGTAATCAAAGTGTCTTGGGAGGGGTTCCTCGATCTTTGCCTGCTTTAATCAAAGCCATGCGGATCCAGGAAAAAGCCCGGGGTGTAGGATTTGATTGGGAGGAAAAATCCCAGGTTTGGGAAAAAGTGGAAGAAGAAATGCAGGAATTCAAAGCTGAATTTGATGCTACCTCTGATAAAAAAGTGGATGCTGAGAAAGCCACAGGGGAATTTGGAGATTTACTTTTTTCCTTGATCAATTATGCCCGATTTGTGGATATCAATCCCGAAGACGCTTTGGAAAAGACCAATAGGAAATTTATCCAAAGGTTTCAATACCTTGAATCCGCTGCAAAAAAATCTGGCAAGAAAATTGGTGAAATGACTTTAGATGAAATGGATGTATTCTGGAATGAGGCTAAAAATCAATAA